Proteins encoded together in one Telopea speciosissima isolate NSW1024214 ecotype Mountain lineage chromosome 6, Tspe_v1, whole genome shotgun sequence window:
- the LOC122663692 gene encoding protein indeterminate-domain 4, chloroplastic-like: MAAASASFFGIREEDQNQMKQQQPHQQSSTPTSSTAPTTAPQKKKRNLPGTPNPDAEVIALSPKTLMATNRFICEVCNKGFQREQNLQLHRRGHNLPWKLRQKTTKEVKRKVYLCPEPTCVHHDPSRALGDLTGIKKHFCRKHGEKKWKCDKCSKRYAVQSDWKAHSKTCGTREYRCDCGTLFSRRDSFITHRAFCDALAQESVRLPTGLNTMGSHLYGSNTMGLGLSQVGSQISSLQDQNHSSSDLLRLGGAGGTQFDHLISPSNPSLSSFRPPQSTHSSSPFFLTGTSNQDFHEEPQSHHGLLQTKPFHGLMQIPELQSSTNNSSSAAAGAANINNPFNLSFFSNNSNNNNNANNSGLLIPEQFNNGNEGGEGASLFSGNLMGDHIGTSVSSLYRNSVQNDTVIPQMSATALLQKAAQMGSTTSSTGSGSLLRSFGSSSSSGPKSDRSHLIANFRANFGGSGGETLRSQLENENHLQDLMNSLANGGSSIFGHEQETSFGGFNPNRMSLEQHHHNTNFGNMDEPKLHQNLTVNLGGSDRLTRDFLGVGGMVRNIGGGGLSQRDQQHHGIDHISSLDPEMKSATGRFGGGNLQ; the protein is encoded by the exons ATGGCTGCGGCTTCGGCGTCTTTCTTCGGAATCAGAGAAGAAGATCAAAACCAGATGAAACAACAACAACCGCATCAACAATCTTCTACACCCACTTCATCAACTGCTCCAACCACAGCacctcagaagaagaagaggaatctCCCAGGAACACCAA ATCCGGATGCGGAAGTGATAGCACTATCTCCCAAGACTCTAATGGCCACAAACCGATTCATATGTGAGGTATGCAACAAAGGGTTCCAAAGGGAGCAAAACTTACAGCTACACCGAAGAGGACATAACCTACCTTGGAAACTAAGACAGAAGACAACAAAAGAGGTGAAGAGAAAGGTTTATTTGTGTCCTGAGCCCACATGTGTCCACCATGACCCTTCAAGAGCTCTTGGAGACCTTACAGGTATTAAGAAACATTTCTGTAGAAAACATGGAGAGAAGAAATGGAAGTGTGATAAGTGTTCTAAGAGATATGCTGTTCAATCTGATTGGAAAGCTCATTCCAAAACTTGTGGCACTAGAGAATACAGATGTGATTGTGGTACTCTCTTCTCAAG ACGTGATAGTTTCATCACCCACAGGGCCTTCTGTGATGCACTGGCTCAAGAGAGTGTAAGGCTACCCACCGGATTAAACACCATGGGAAGCCATTTATATGGAAGCAACACAATGGGCTTAGGTCTATCTCAAGTGGGTTCTCAGATTTCCTCATTACAAGATCAGAATCACTCATCAAGTGATTTACTTCGACTTGGTGGCGCCGGAGGAACACAATTCGATCACCTCATCTCGCCATCAAATCCATCTTTGTCGTCTTTCCGTCCTCCACAATCAACCCATTCATCATCTCCCTTCTTCCTCACAGGGACTTCCAATCAAGATTTCCATGAAGAACCCCAATCCCACCATGGGTTGTTACAAACTAAGCCCTTTCATGGGCTAATGCAAATTCCTGAACTTCAAAGTAGCACAAACAATTCCTCTTCTGCTGCAGCTGGAGCAGCTAATATCAATAATCCCTTCAACCTCAGCTTCTTTTCCAATAAcagcaacaataacaacaatgcCAACAATTCTGGGTTACTAATTCCTGAGCAGTTCAATAATGGAaatgaaggaggagaaggagcttCCCTCTTTTCAGGTAACCTAATGGGTGATCATATTGGTACAAGTGTCTCTTCTCTGTACAGAAATTCAGTACAAAATGACACAGTTATACCTCAAATGTCTGCAACTGCATTACTTCAAAAAGCTGCTCAAATGGGTTCAACAACAAGCAGTACTGGCAGTGGTTCTTTACTTAGAAGCTTTGGTAGCTCTTCATCAAGTGGTCCTAAATCTGACAGGTCTCACTTGATTGCTAATTTTAGGGCTAATTTTGGTGGAAGTGGTGGTGAAACCCTAAGATCACAGTTAGAAAATGAAAACCATCTCCAAGACCTAATGAATTCTCTAGCTAATGGTGGCTCCTCCATTTTTGGACATGAACAAGAAACAAGCTTCGGCGGATTCAATCCGAATCGAATGTCATTagaacaacatcatcataataCAAATTTTGGTAACATGGATGAACCAAAGTTGCATCAGAATCTCACAGTGAATCTTGGAGGATCTGATAGGTTAACCAGGGATTTCTTAGGTGTTGGAGGAATGGTAAGGAACATTGGAGGAGGTGGGCTTTCACAAAGAGATCAACAACATCATGGTATTGATCATATCAGCTCCTTGGATCCTGAAATGAAATCAGCCACAGGTCGATTCGGAGGCGGAAATTTGCAGTAA